The following are encoded together in the Tripterygium wilfordii isolate XIE 37 chromosome 3, ASM1340144v1, whole genome shotgun sequence genome:
- the LOC119990124 gene encoding translin — MNSVFRKAYFTLLSRSLNPNSASPFFLQALPFVVTSYTLRIPFSRPRSAQFLSLSVNSCSMAGGDGHAPLSSFLTSLDKQFEEFRTQLEESGSLRERIRGVAMEIESSTRLMQASLLLVHQSGPVPEVLEKAKAQIDVLKDQYCRLAEVLHECPGQYYRYHGDWRSETQSVASLLAFMHWLETGNLLLHTEAEEKLGLNNLDFGLDIEDYLVGICFMSNEMPRYVVNRVTAGDYDCPRKVLKFLTDLHASFRMLNLRNDFLRKKFDGMKYDLRRVEEVYYDVKIRGLATNGESTGDQGVQA; from the exons ATGAATTCTGTTTTTCGAAAAGCCTACTTCACTCTTCTCTCTCGCTCCTTAAACCCTAACTCTGCCTCTCCATTCTTTCTCCAGGCACTTCCCTTTGTTGTCACGTCTTATACGCTCCGGATTCCGTTCTCTCGTCCCCGAAGTGCGCAATTTCTTTCGTTATCAGTCAATTCCTGCTCAATGGCCGGCGGTGACGGCCACGCGCCTCTGTCGTCGTTCCTTACTTCGCTGGATAAGCAATTTGAGGAGTTCCGCACTCAGCTGGAAGAGTCTGGAAGTTTGCGTGAGCGCATTCGTGGTGTTGCGATGGAGATCGAATCCTCAACGAGGCTCATGCAAGCCAGTCTCCTACTCGTTCACCAGTCAGGGCCTGTACCTG AGGTTCTTGAGAAGGCCAAGGCTCAGATTGATGTGCTGAAGGACCAGTACTGTCGACTTGCTGAAGTTCTGCATGAGTGCCCAGGACAGTACTATAG GTATCATGGTGACTGGAGGAGTGAGACGCAGTCTGTAGCATCGCTGCTTGCTTTTATGCACTGGCTGGAAACAGGAAATCTTCTTCTGCATACCGAAGCCGAGGAGAAACTGGGAT TGAACAACTTGGATTTTGGATTGGACATTGAGGACTATCTAGTTG GTATATGTTTCATGTCCAATGAAATG CCTAGGTATGTGGTGAACCGAGTGACAGCTGGGGACTATGACTGCCCAAGAAAGGTGCTAAAGTTCTTAACGGATCTTCATGCTTCCTTCCGAATGCTTAATCTACGGAATGATTTCCTGCGCAAGAAATTTGATG GTATGAAGTATGACCTCAGAAGAGTGGAGGAAGTTTACTACGATGTTAAGATAAGAGGCTTGGCGACTAATGGGGAATCAACTGGAGATCAAGGAGTTCAGGCTTAA
- the LOC119986670 gene encoding RNA-binding protein CP29B, chloroplastic-like, giving the protein MASTVATSLLLPSLNPNTISSGNSKPTSISSFCPSFAKPISASFSRSLTSFAFQPVSSRLGAKVSISSELGEEEAFSEEEDGASFAPDLKLFVGNLPFSVESSDLAGLFGSAGTVEMVEVIYDKNTGRSRGFGFVTMSSAEEAEAAAQQFNGYEFEGRALRVNAGPPPPKESSFRGSRFGGGGASFGVGGGSFGAGGATFHPANRLYVGNLPWGIDDLALQNLFSEQGKVVEARVVYDRDSGRSRGFGFVTYSSSEEVDNAIEYLNGAELSGRSIIVSVAESKPRRQF; this is encoded by the exons ATGGCTTCTACTGTTGCTACTTCTCTGCTCCTCCCATCTCTAAACCCTAATACGATATCTTCCGGGAATTCGAAACCCACTTCTATTTCCTCATTTTGTCCTTCTTTCGCTAAGCCAATTTCGGCTTCATTTTCTCGCTCCTTGACTTCGTTTGCCTTTCAACCTGTGTCATCTCGTTTAGGGGCTAAGGTTTCCATTTCTTCGGAGCTTGGCGAGGAAGAGGCCTTCAGTGAGGAAGAAGATGGGGCTAGCTTCGCTCCTGACCTCAAACTCTTCGTGGGTAATCTTCCTTTCAGTGTTGAAAGTTCCGACCTCGCTGGTCTGTTCGGGAGCGCTGGAACTGTTGAGATGGTAGAG GTGATTTATGACAAGAATACTGGGAGAAGCAGAGGATTTGGTTTTGTTACTATGTCAAGTGCTGAAGAAGCTGAGGCAGCCGCTCAGCAGTTCAATGGCTAT GAATTTGAGGGGAGGGCATTGAGAGTGAATGCTGGACCTCCTCCACCAAAGGAATCTTCTTTCAGAGGGTCCAGATTTGGTGGAGGTGGCGCATCTTTTGGTGTAGGTGGCGGATCTTTTGGTGCAGGTGGTGCAACATTTCATCCAGCCAATCGCCTCTATGTTGGTAACCTTCCCTGGGGTATTGATGATTTAGCTCTTCAGAACCTATTCAGTGAGCAGGGAAAGGTTGTGGAAGCCAGGGTTGTCTATGATAGGGATAGTGGTAGATCTCGGGGTTTTGGATTTGTTACTTATTCTTCTTCTGAAGAAGTTGACAATGCCATTGAGTACTTGAATGGCGCT GAGTTGTCAGGCAGATCAATTATAGTCTCTGTGGCAGAATCTAAGCCTAGACGTCAATTTTGA
- the LOC119990095 gene encoding BTB/POZ domain-containing protein At5g03250-like isoform X2, with protein MFNLMVANPQSQMACMTLGSKSEVFHREGKTWLCSTGLPSDVMIEIGEMSFNVHKFPLLSRSGLLEKLIEEFPTEDGSGSVLKLQDLPGGAKAFELITKFCYGIKIELTPSNIVSLRCAAEYLRMTEDYGEGNLIAHTEAFLNEVFSNWTDSIKALETCEEFLQYAEELHIVSRCIESLATKACTDPHLFNWSVSECSDTQTASAPALWNGLSGATKPPSTTNDWWFEDVSFLRLPLYKRLILAIESRGMQPETIAASLLYYAKRRLPLMNMQATYDVNHINPGTTISTPSEADQKVLLEDIVGLLPVKKGATSTNFLLRLLRAAMVLHASPSCRENLEKRVGAQLDQAVLVDLLIPNMGYSVDTLYDIECVHRILDHFKTVELGGAISSSPCIVEDQLTNGTDPLTPITMVANLIDEYLAEVAPDVNLKPPKFEALAAVVPDYARRLDDGIYHAVDVYLKAHPWLTDMEREQLCRLMNCQKLSLEASTHAAQNERLPLRVIVQVLFFEQMRLRTSISGWFFVSENLETSQNPDGSIGLPRNDESNKMDNAQDCAVAFDIAERVSDLEKECLSMNQELRKLAKSKRSWKIFSKKLGFGQKSRHCNVKETKSCDMKTTASSLNGKQGHHNNAEVLC; from the exons A TGTTTAACTTGATGGTTGCTAATCCACAATCACAAATGGCGTGCATGACATTGGGTTCTAAGTCTGAAGTATTTCATCGTGAAGGAAAAACTTG GCTTTGCTCAACTGGGCTTCCAAGCGACGTTATGATTGAGATTGGAGAAATGTCATTCAATGTCCACAAG TTTCCATTGCTTTCAAGAAGTGGGCTTCTGGAAAAGCTTATTGAAGAGTTTCCTACTGAGGATGGATCTGGTTCTGTCTTGAAACTTCAAGACTTACCTGGTGGAGCTAAGGCATTTGAACTTATTACCAAATTTTGctatggcattaaaatagagCTCACCCCTTCGAACATCGTCAGCCTCAGATGTGCGGCAGAGTACCTCCGAATGACTGAAGATTATGGAGAAGGAAATCTCATTGCACATACAGAGGCTTTCCTTAATGAAGTTTTTAGCAATTGGACAGACTCTATAAAAGCTCTTGAGACGTGTGAAGAATTTCTCCAATATGCAGAAGAACTTCACATTGTCTCAAGGTGCATCGAGTCATTGGCAACTAAGGCTTGTACAGACCCACACCTGTTTAATTGGTCTGTATCCGAATGCAGTGACACACAGACTGCATCAGCTCCTGCCTTATGGAATGGACTATCTGGTGCAACTAAGCCACCGTCTACGACCAATGATTGGTGGTTTGAGGATGTTTCATTCCTCAGATTGCCTCTCTATAAGCGATTGATTTTAGCCATTGAATCAAGAGGCATGCAGCCTGAGACTATTGCTGCTTCCCTCCTATACTATGCTAAGAGGCGCCTTCCCTTGATGAATATGCAGGCAACCTATGACGTAAACCATATCAATCCAGGGACTACCATATCCACCCCTTCTGAGGCTGATCAAAAGGTTCTTCTCGAAGACATTGTTGGATTATTACCAGTTAAGAAAGGTGCCACATCCACCAATTTTCTGCTTAGGCTGCTCCGAGCTGCAATGGTGTTACATGCAAGTCCATCATGCAGGGAAAACTTGGAGAAAAGGGTTGGAGCACAATTAGACCAAGCTGTCCTTGTGGATCTTCTCATACCAAATATGGGTTATTCGGTCGATACCCTTTATGATATAGAGTGTGTTCATAGAATTCTTGATCATTTCAAGACAGTAGAACTGGGAGGAGCTATATCATCTTCCCCTTGCATAGTTGAAGACCAGTTGACGAATGGAACTGATCCACTTACGCCTATCACAATGGTTGCCAATCTAATAGACGAATATCTTGCTGAGGTTGCTCCAGATGTTAATCTGAAGCCTCCGAAATTCGAAGCACTTGCCGCTGTTGTCCCGGATTATGCTAGGCGTCTCGATGATGGCATTTATCATGCAGTTGATGTATACCTGAAG GCACATCCTTGGCTTACAGATATGGAGAGAGAGCAACTTTGCAGGCTCATGAACTGCCAGAAGCTATCGTTGGAAGCCAGCACCCATGCAGCACAGAATGAGAGGCTACCTCTCCGAGTGATCGTCCAAGTTCTCTTCTTCGAACAAATGCGACTCCGCACATCAATTTCTGGCTGGTTTTTTGTGTCTGAAAACCTTGAAACCTCACAGAATCCTGATGGAAGCATAGGGCTCCCAAGGAATGATGAGTCCAATAAAATGGACAATGCACAAGACTGCGCTGTGGCTTTTGACATCGCGGAGCGTGTTTCTGATCTTGAAAAGGAGTGTTTAAGCATGAACCAGGAGCTTCGGAAGTTGGCGAAATCAAAGAGAAGCTGGAAGATATTCTCCAAAAAGCTGGGTTTCGGGCAGAAATCCCGCCATTGCAAtgtcaaagaaacaaaatcatgtGATATGAAGACAACGGCTTCATCActgaatggaaaacaaggccaTCACAACAATGCTGAGGTACTTTGTTAA
- the LOC119990095 gene encoding BTB/POZ domain-containing protein At5g03250-like isoform X1: protein MRSISPHSFSYIGRTFFVFVWSLRICLFIIFGYYSLSVSFLSSCVTVFNLMVANPQSQMACMTLGSKSEVFHREGKTWLCSTGLPSDVMIEIGEMSFNVHKFPLLSRSGLLEKLIEEFPTEDGSGSVLKLQDLPGGAKAFELITKFCYGIKIELTPSNIVSLRCAAEYLRMTEDYGEGNLIAHTEAFLNEVFSNWTDSIKALETCEEFLQYAEELHIVSRCIESLATKACTDPHLFNWSVSECSDTQTASAPALWNGLSGATKPPSTTNDWWFEDVSFLRLPLYKRLILAIESRGMQPETIAASLLYYAKRRLPLMNMQATYDVNHINPGTTISTPSEADQKVLLEDIVGLLPVKKGATSTNFLLRLLRAAMVLHASPSCRENLEKRVGAQLDQAVLVDLLIPNMGYSVDTLYDIECVHRILDHFKTVELGGAISSSPCIVEDQLTNGTDPLTPITMVANLIDEYLAEVAPDVNLKPPKFEALAAVVPDYARRLDDGIYHAVDVYLKAHPWLTDMEREQLCRLMNCQKLSLEASTHAAQNERLPLRVIVQVLFFEQMRLRTSISGWFFVSENLETSQNPDGSIGLPRNDESNKMDNAQDCAVAFDIAERVSDLEKECLSMNQELRKLAKSKRSWKIFSKKLGFGQKSRHCNVKETKSCDMKTTASSLNGKQGHHNNAEVLC from the exons ATGAGAAGCATATCCCCTCATTCTTTTTCTTACATTGGTCggactttttttgtttttgtttggtcCCTTCGCATTTGTCTTTTCATCATCTTTGGTTATTACTCTTtatctgtttcttttttgtcttcttgTGTGACAGTGTTTAACTTGATGGTTGCTAATCCACAATCACAAATGGCGTGCATGACATTGGGTTCTAAGTCTGAAGTATTTCATCGTGAAGGAAAAACTTG GCTTTGCTCAACTGGGCTTCCAAGCGACGTTATGATTGAGATTGGAGAAATGTCATTCAATGTCCACAAG TTTCCATTGCTTTCAAGAAGTGGGCTTCTGGAAAAGCTTATTGAAGAGTTTCCTACTGAGGATGGATCTGGTTCTGTCTTGAAACTTCAAGACTTACCTGGTGGAGCTAAGGCATTTGAACTTATTACCAAATTTTGctatggcattaaaatagagCTCACCCCTTCGAACATCGTCAGCCTCAGATGTGCGGCAGAGTACCTCCGAATGACTGAAGATTATGGAGAAGGAAATCTCATTGCACATACAGAGGCTTTCCTTAATGAAGTTTTTAGCAATTGGACAGACTCTATAAAAGCTCTTGAGACGTGTGAAGAATTTCTCCAATATGCAGAAGAACTTCACATTGTCTCAAGGTGCATCGAGTCATTGGCAACTAAGGCTTGTACAGACCCACACCTGTTTAATTGGTCTGTATCCGAATGCAGTGACACACAGACTGCATCAGCTCCTGCCTTATGGAATGGACTATCTGGTGCAACTAAGCCACCGTCTACGACCAATGATTGGTGGTTTGAGGATGTTTCATTCCTCAGATTGCCTCTCTATAAGCGATTGATTTTAGCCATTGAATCAAGAGGCATGCAGCCTGAGACTATTGCTGCTTCCCTCCTATACTATGCTAAGAGGCGCCTTCCCTTGATGAATATGCAGGCAACCTATGACGTAAACCATATCAATCCAGGGACTACCATATCCACCCCTTCTGAGGCTGATCAAAAGGTTCTTCTCGAAGACATTGTTGGATTATTACCAGTTAAGAAAGGTGCCACATCCACCAATTTTCTGCTTAGGCTGCTCCGAGCTGCAATGGTGTTACATGCAAGTCCATCATGCAGGGAAAACTTGGAGAAAAGGGTTGGAGCACAATTAGACCAAGCTGTCCTTGTGGATCTTCTCATACCAAATATGGGTTATTCGGTCGATACCCTTTATGATATAGAGTGTGTTCATAGAATTCTTGATCATTTCAAGACAGTAGAACTGGGAGGAGCTATATCATCTTCCCCTTGCATAGTTGAAGACCAGTTGACGAATGGAACTGATCCACTTACGCCTATCACAATGGTTGCCAATCTAATAGACGAATATCTTGCTGAGGTTGCTCCAGATGTTAATCTGAAGCCTCCGAAATTCGAAGCACTTGCCGCTGTTGTCCCGGATTATGCTAGGCGTCTCGATGATGGCATTTATCATGCAGTTGATGTATACCTGAAG GCACATCCTTGGCTTACAGATATGGAGAGAGAGCAACTTTGCAGGCTCATGAACTGCCAGAAGCTATCGTTGGAAGCCAGCACCCATGCAGCACAGAATGAGAGGCTACCTCTCCGAGTGATCGTCCAAGTTCTCTTCTTCGAACAAATGCGACTCCGCACATCAATTTCTGGCTGGTTTTTTGTGTCTGAAAACCTTGAAACCTCACAGAATCCTGATGGAAGCATAGGGCTCCCAAGGAATGATGAGTCCAATAAAATGGACAATGCACAAGACTGCGCTGTGGCTTTTGACATCGCGGAGCGTGTTTCTGATCTTGAAAAGGAGTGTTTAAGCATGAACCAGGAGCTTCGGAAGTTGGCGAAATCAAAGAGAAGCTGGAAGATATTCTCCAAAAAGCTGGGTTTCGGGCAGAAATCCCGCCATTGCAAtgtcaaagaaacaaaatcatgtGATATGAAGACAACGGCTTCATCActgaatggaaaacaaggccaTCACAACAATGCTGAGGTACTTTGTTAA
- the LOC119990106 gene encoding uncharacterized protein LOC119990106, producing the protein MTKTNVDESAVPAIKNEAVEVENLHAEPKRDPDSLDSILRSEKCLQMGEYPFGYDFDLKSCYGVLDSGETREGEHDLKLEVLDGLLDEVDEVDDIHAANDLSTACTDFLWDIEYVEKVSEFSCPPREGSRFRNPPSESHSPGCSGSSNGANGVSDTSTATILESGCKNDLLENVAICELHIVSRSECGCHLPVQEQICLSSPDTRNLDDLDNDEHCIIVNGMSSDEKEKNFGASISQKRLRKPTRRFIEEFSKPKLIDVMEIQNIPTGASKDKYLKVESCKEHQVRVVADQGEGPLSGTGTLTSHETRPRRGRPKKFTPVLDLLSEDELSDFDDEHVNLGRRSKTVADRRKHQRMWTLSEVLKLVDGVSQYGVGRWTDIKRLFFASSAYRTPVDLRDKWRNLLRACSLEKQKQKNGRKEIEDKLKHAVRPLPKSVLCRIRELATVHPYPKDRNTKLSRGSHVSPPTVSSTEVDLASPVARNVRRKKSS; encoded by the exons ATGACTAAG ACAAACGTGGACGAATCTGCGGTTCCTGCAATTAAAAATGAAGCTGTTGAAGTTGAGAATCTACATGCGGAACCTAAACGTGATCCTGATTCATTGGACAGTATTTTAAGGTCGGAAAAATGCTTGCAAATGGGGGAATATCCATTTGGATATGATTTTGACCTGAAATCATGTTATG GTGTACTGGATTCTGGTGAAACTAGAGAAGGAGAACATGATTTAAAGCTTGAA GTTCTTGATGGATTGCTGGATGAAGTTGATGAAGTTGATGATATTCATGCAGCAAACGATCTCTCTACTGCATGTACAGATTTTCTTTGGG ATATTGAGTATGTGGAAAAAGTTTCTGAGTTCAGTTGTCCTCCCCGTGAAGGTTCACGATTTCGGAATCCACCTTCAGAAAGTCATTCTCCGGGTTGTAGTGGAAGTAGCAATGGCGCAAATGGAGTATCAGATACATCAACTGCAACTATTCTAGAATCTGGGTGCAAGAATGATTTGCTTGAGAATGTGGCCATTTGTGAGTTACATATTGTTTCTAGAAGTGAATGTGGGTGCCATCTTCCAGTTCAGGAGCAAATCTGCCTCTCTTCACCTGATACAAGAAATCTTGATGACTTAGATAATGACGAACACTGTATTATAGTAAATGGGATGTCATctgatgagaaagaaaaaaactttgGTGCATCTATTAGCCAGAAGAGATTGCGTAAACCAACTCGAAGGTTCATTGAAGAATTCTCAAAACCGAAATTGATAGACGTAATGGAAATTCAAAATATTCCTACTGGCGCTTCGAAGGACAAATACCTCAAGGTTGAATCCTGCAAAGAACATCAGGTTCGAGTAGTGGCTGATCAAGGGGAGGGACCATTAAGTGGAACTGGTACTCTCACATCGCACGAAACTCGGCCCCGCAGAGGACGTCCAAAGAAATTTACACCTGTTTTG GACCTCCTATCTGAGGACGAACTTTCTGATTTTGATGATGAACATGTGAATTTGGGTAGAAGATCTAAAACAGTTGCTGACCGGAGGAAGCATCAGAGGATGTGGACCCTTTCTGAGGTACTGAAGTTGGTCGATGGAGTTTCTCAGTATGGTGTTGGAAGGTGGACTGACATAAAGAGGCTTTTTTTTGCATCATCAGCTTATCGCACTCCTGTAGATCTGAGG GACAAATGGAGAAATCTTCTGAGGGCGTGCAGTTTAGAGAAACAAAAGCAGAAAAATGGTCGAAAAGAG ATTGAGGACAAGCTGAAGCATGCCGTTCGTCCCTTGCCAAAGTCTGTGTTATGCCGGATCCGTGAACTGGCTACTGTTCATCCATATCCAAAGGATCGCAATACGAAGCTTTCACGCGGTAGCCATGTTTCCCCACCAACAGTTTCTTCAACTGAAGTGGATTTGGCTAGTCCTGTTGCAAGAAATGTCCGTCGGAAGAAGTCTAGTTGA
- the LOC119989129 gene encoding cytokinin riboside 5'-monophosphate phosphoribohydrolase LOG3 — MGSEMHQSRFRRICVFCGSSQGKKTSYQDAAIELGRELVSRNIDLVYGGGSIGLMGLVSQAVHDGGRHVMGVIPKTLMPRELTGETVGEVKAVAGMHQRKAEMAKHSDAFIALPGGYGTLEELLEVITWAQLGIHDKPVGLLNVDGYYNSLLSFIDKAVEEGFVSPSARQIIVSAPTAKELVKKLEEYVPCHERVASKLSWEIEQLGYSHQTYDISR, encoded by the exons ATGGGGAGTGAAATGCATCAGTCAAGGTTCAGGAGGATTTGCGTCTTCTGTGGGAGTAGTCAAGGCAAGAAGACTAGCTATCAAGATGCTGCTATTGAGCTTGGCAGGGAATTG GTGTCAAGGAACATTGATTTGGTCTATGGAGGGGGCAGCATAGGTTTGATGGGTTTGGTTTCACAAGCTGTTCATGATGGCGGTCGTCATGTTATGGG AGTTATTCCCAAGACGCTCATGCCTCGAGAG TTAACTGGTGAAACAGTAGGGGAAGTGAAGGCAGTAGCAGGCATGCACCAAAGGAAGGCTGAGATGGCTAAGCATTCTGATGCCTTTATTGCCTTACCAG GAGGTTATGGAACTTTGGAGGAACTACTTGAGGTGATAACCTGGGCACAACTTGGAATTCATGACAAGCCG GTGGGATTGCTGAATGTTGATGGATATTACAATTCCTTGCTCTCATTTATCGACAAAGCTGTGGAAGAGGGATTTGTTAGCCCAAGTGCGCGCCAAATCATTGTCTCTGCACCAACAGCAAAAGAGTTGGTGAAGAAACTGGAG GAGTATGTCCCCTGCCATGAAAGAGTTGCTTCAAAGTTGAGCTGGGAGATTGAGCAACTTGGATACTCTCATCAAACATATGATATCTCCAGATGA